In Shumkonia mesophila, one DNA window encodes the following:
- a CDS encoding M67 family metallopeptidase, producing MILLPRPLLKQIVDAAEAAYPDECCGLVVGYTQPPQDLIVTRVEVSPNVAEDNAAERFEVSPRLRLDVMRALDGGPERILGHFHSHPDHPAQPSPRDLERAWEPDLVWLIVSVLDGQAIHTTAHVLDGEGRQFREVSLRTTDWQPYGVRPAANGREEEKE from the coding sequence GTGATCCTGCTGCCGCGGCCGCTCCTCAAACAGATCGTGGATGCCGCCGAGGCGGCCTATCCCGACGAATGCTGCGGGCTTGTCGTCGGCTATACCCAGCCGCCACAGGATCTGATCGTGACGCGCGTCGAGGTCAGCCCCAACGTCGCCGAGGACAACGCCGCCGAGCGTTTCGAGGTGTCGCCGCGCCTCAGGCTCGACGTCATGCGGGCGCTCGACGGCGGGCCGGAGCGCATCCTCGGCCATTTCCATTCGCACCCCGACCATCCGGCCCAGCCGTCGCCGCGCGACCTCGAACGGGCGTGGGAGCCCGACCTGGTGTGGCTGATCGTCTCGGTGCTCGACGGCCAGGCCATCCACACCACCGCCCACGTGCTCGACGGCGAGGGCCGGCAGTTTCGCGAAGTGTCCTTGCGCACCACCGACTGGCAGCCCTATGGCGTGCGTCCCGCCGCCAACGGCCGCGAGGAAGAGAAAGAATGA
- a CDS encoding YbhB/YbcL family Raf kinase inhibitor-like protein, with protein sequence MKRTYLSLSAVFAATILAACQTTKEAPNAASIGVDFSWQGVTKCSSKSPAFKLTGVPAETKTLNFRMTDLDVPSYQHGGGSLAYTGQGEIPAGAFSYVGPCPPMGSHDYKFDVMALDAKGDTIIGKGSATRAFPPK encoded by the coding sequence ATGAAGAGAACGTACCTTTCGCTTTCTGCCGTTTTTGCCGCCACGATTCTGGCGGCCTGCCAGACGACCAAGGAGGCCCCGAATGCGGCCTCTATCGGGGTCGACTTTTCGTGGCAGGGGGTCACGAAGTGTTCCAGCAAGTCGCCCGCCTTCAAATTGACTGGCGTTCCGGCTGAGACCAAAACCCTCAACTTCCGCATGACCGACCTCGATGTCCCGTCGTACCAGCACGGAGGCGGGAGCTTGGCCTATACCGGGCAGGGGGAAATCCCCGCTGGCGCCTTCTCCTACGTCGGCCCTTGTCCGCCGATGGGCTCCCATGACTACAAGTTCGACGTGATGGCGTTGGATGCCAAGGGCGACACCATCATCGGCAAGGGAAGCGCCACCAGGGCATTTCCCCCCAAGTAA
- a CDS encoding acyl-CoA synthetase: MADPSSDGRTRKTNWTALWLFVLIVGLIWISLPTVLMIVVGMPPTFVAWIIDRSYQKSATYCVAGMNFCGLFPYLMDLWMGVHSLKAASAIVTDVFALLVIYGAAAFGWMIYITIPPVVGTFLTVMAQRRVAQLRTLQRQIVEEWGESVAHSVTGQSN, encoded by the coding sequence ATGGCCGATCCCTCCTCCGACGGCAGGACCAGAAAGACCAACTGGACAGCCCTTTGGCTGTTCGTGCTGATCGTCGGGCTGATCTGGATTTCGCTGCCCACCGTGCTGATGATCGTGGTCGGCATGCCGCCCACCTTCGTCGCCTGGATCATCGACCGCTCCTACCAGAAATCGGCGACCTACTGCGTGGCCGGCATGAACTTCTGCGGCCTCTTTCCCTACCTGATGGACCTGTGGATGGGGGTGCACAGCCTCAAGGCGGCCAGCGCCATCGTCACCGACGTCTTCGCGCTTCTCGTCATCTACGGGGCGGCGGCGTTCGGCTGGATGATCTACATCACCATTCCGCCGGTGGTCGGAACCTTCCTCACCGTCATGGCCCAGCGCCGGGTGGCGCAGCTGCGCACCCTGCAGCGCCAGATCGTCGAGGAATGGGGCGAAAGCGTCGCCCATTCCGTCACCGGCCAATCCAACTAG
- a CDS encoding RluA family pseudouridine synthase codes for MRAWFRSTLSAMTTPDVQTTYTVPVPENKGGQRLDRWLADAVAGVSRSQIKRLVEAGRVSLVDGDPTPPPVLDVSRRVKPGEMFAVSIPPPEPALPQPQDIPLRVIYEDEDLIVIDKPVGLVVHPAAGHAGGTLVNALLAHCAGSLSGIGGVARPGIVHRLDKDTSGLMVAAKNDAAHHALARQFHDHDLERAYYAVVWGMPTPRQGEIEGNIGRSPVNRKKMAVVARGGKPALTRYKVIRPVGTFASLLRCDLATGRTHQIRVHMAHRGHPVVGDPLYGGGPRHRLRDAPEAVRQRVAAVESQLLHAFLIGFRHPKTGNFMRFETEIPLEINALMCELDRV; via the coding sequence GTGCGTGCATGGTTTCGTTCCACTCTGTCGGCGATGACAACCCCTGACGTCCAAACCACTTACACCGTTCCCGTGCCCGAAAACAAGGGCGGCCAGCGCCTCGACCGCTGGCTGGCCGACGCCGTGGCCGGCGTCTCGCGCAGCCAGATCAAGCGGCTCGTCGAGGCGGGGCGGGTCAGCCTTGTCGACGGCGATCCAACGCCGCCGCCGGTCCTCGACGTGTCCAGGCGCGTCAAGCCCGGCGAGATGTTCGCCGTGAGCATACCGCCCCCCGAACCGGCGCTGCCGCAACCCCAGGACATTCCGCTTCGGGTGATCTACGAGGACGAGGACCTCATCGTCATCGACAAGCCGGTCGGTCTGGTGGTCCATCCGGCGGCCGGCCACGCCGGGGGGACGCTGGTCAACGCGCTGCTCGCCCATTGCGCCGGCAGCCTGTCGGGGATCGGCGGCGTCGCCCGGCCGGGAATCGTCCATCGCCTGGACAAGGACACCAGCGGCCTGATGGTGGCGGCCAAGAACGACGCCGCGCATCATGCCCTGGCCCGCCAGTTCCACGACCACGATCTGGAGCGCGCCTACTACGCCGTGGTGTGGGGAATGCCGACGCCGCGCCAGGGCGAGATCGAGGGCAACATCGGCCGCAGCCCGGTCAATCGCAAGAAGATGGCGGTGGTGGCCCGCGGCGGCAAGCCGGCGCTGACCCGGTACAAAGTGATTCGCCCGGTGGGAACCTTTGCCAGCCTGCTGCGTTGTGACCTTGCCACCGGAAGGACCCATCAGATCCGCGTGCACATGGCGCATCGGGGCCATCCGGTGGTGGGAGACCCCCTCTACGGCGGGGGACCCCGCCATCGCCTGCGCGACGCGCCGGAGGCCGTGCGCCAGCGGGTGGCAGCGGTGGAATCCCAACTACTTCACGCATTTTTGATCGGATTCAGGCACCCAAAAACCGGGAATTTCATGCGATTTGAGACCGAAATTCCGCTTGAAATCAACGCCTTGATGTGCGAATTAGATCGCGTGTAA
- a CDS encoding SDR family NAD(P)-dependent oxidoreductase yields the protein MNRIDLKGRAAVVTGAANGIGYAAAGRLLESGAAVSLWDFNRQALDRAAAALAPKGDVQAVFVDCGDEAAVAAAHAATLARFPAVDILVANAGVAGIMKPCLDYTLEDWSHLLRNDLTSVFLTCRAVVPTMVERGYGRVVIVASVVGLEGAPGNGAYATAKGGVITFAKTLGRELAKTGVLVNCTAPAAIDTPLLGDLSAEYLVGVAEKTPMGRLGTAEEAAAQIAWLASEDCSFSAGAVFDLSGGRADY from the coding sequence ATGAACCGCATCGACCTCAAGGGCCGCGCGGCTGTCGTCACCGGCGCCGCCAACGGCATCGGCTATGCGGCGGCCGGGCGCCTCCTCGAATCGGGCGCTGCGGTCAGCCTGTGGGACTTCAACCGCCAGGCCCTCGACCGGGCGGCCGCTGCGCTGGCCCCCAAGGGCGACGTGCAGGCGGTTTTCGTGGATTGCGGGGACGAGGCCGCGGTGGCCGCCGCCCACGCCGCCACGCTCGCCCGCTTTCCCGCCGTCGACATCCTGGTCGCCAACGCCGGCGTCGCCGGCATCATGAAGCCGTGCCTGGACTATACCCTTGAGGACTGGTCGCACCTGCTGCGCAACGACCTGACCAGCGTCTTCCTGACCTGCCGCGCCGTCGTCCCGACGATGGTGGAGCGCGGCTACGGCCGGGTCGTCATCGTCGCCTCGGTGGTCGGCCTGGAAGGCGCCCCCGGCAACGGGGCCTACGCCACGGCCAAGGGCGGCGTCATCACCTTTGCCAAGACGCTGGGCCGCGAGCTGGCGAAGACGGGCGTGCTCGTCAACTGCACGGCGCCGGCGGCCATCGACACCCCGCTGCTTGGCGATCTCAGCGCCGAGTATCTGGTGGGCGTGGCCGAGAAAACGCCGATGGGCCGCCTCGGCACCGCTGAGGAGGCGGCGGCCCAGATCGCCTGGCTGGCCTCCGAGGACTGCTCGTTCAGCGCCGGCGCCGTCTTCGATCTTTCCGGCGGCCGCGCCGATTATTGA
- a CDS encoding DJ-1/PfpI family protein, which yields MAGAPRTVGIYVYDEVEVLDFAGPFEVFSVAARLALRTAPTEPPPFSVVTISRTGQPIAARGGLVVVPACAIDAHPGLDLLIVPGGVVDGELRTDVIEWISRQAGRAEIVASVCTGAFLLAAAGLLRGLRATTHWEDAADLAARHPETAVIEDVGWVDEGRIVTSAGISAGIDMSLYLVERLLGRPAAERTARQMEYRRRP from the coding sequence ATGGCCGGAGCACCCCGCACCGTCGGCATCTACGTCTACGACGAGGTCGAGGTGCTCGATTTCGCCGGCCCGTTCGAGGTCTTTTCGGTGGCCGCCCGGCTGGCCCTGCGGACGGCTCCCACCGAGCCACCCCCCTTCTCGGTGGTGACGATTTCCAGGACCGGCCAGCCGATCGCCGCCCGCGGCGGGCTGGTCGTGGTGCCGGCCTGCGCCATCGACGCCCATCCCGGCCTCGATCTTCTGATCGTGCCGGGCGGTGTCGTCGACGGCGAGCTTCGGACCGATGTCATCGAGTGGATCTCGCGCCAGGCCGGCAGAGCCGAAATCGTCGCCTCGGTCTGCACCGGCGCCTTTCTGCTGGCCGCCGCCGGGTTGCTTCGCGGCCTTCGCGCGACCACTCACTGGGAGGATGCCGCCGATCTCGCGGCCCGCCATCCGGAAACCGCCGTCATAGAGGACGTCGGCTGGGTCGACGAAGGCCGCATCGTCACCTCGGCCGGCATCTCGGCGGGGATCGACATGTCGCTGTACCTGGTGGAACGCCTGCTGGGCCGCCCGGCGGCCGAACGCACCGCCCGCCAGATGGAATACCGCCGGCGCCCCTGA
- a CDS encoding protein kinase family protein gives MAETPIEGTPAATPSATEPAAAATRGAHGPVLLVDRYQINADRPLPELSTPSASAFAVEDRRDIGRQLFALVCTPGLPLRHHAATALRGSQALNLIPLVEWGTVDWPPLGQRCMVVVYERPMGGRLIDVITTEGGQILDHDLQRRVIEPLAAGLQEMVDHGIAHRAIRPGNLFFMDADRHSLVLGDCVTTPPAFDQPVAFETAPRAMATRSGRGEGSVADDLYALGVTLAFLHLGENPVADIGEDALIYAKIEHGSYATLCGGGRIPLFLLEVLRGLLSDDPEERWGLRELSLWIDGRRMTPIQKRPLPKPETRFPFGGHAHVTSRTLAHAFSRSVGDAARALKDGQVDPWVRRSLNAPAMADEIARVVEMARTHAGDPRGSDDMMVAKVCMLLDREGPLRYKGYAFLIDAFGTALAVELLRQGNAKVGAEILDQNIPGIWLEQAGPGPGVAAQVRQFEKLRGFLHANNPGGGIERCLYELNPSLPCQSSLIIQDYVVDIDDLLPALDGAAGRVDTKIPPVDRHIAAFVATHFDEDIERHLRAIGDSTEARKTAGMLSLLALVQWRLGPEALYGLSSWIGGLLGPVIASYHSRTVRRDIEREVPRLVRQGSLPELFELIDNAEQRLQDEKGYRAAVEEFLLAESEVQEIESSDSARAESAERLGQQTAAMTSVVVTLIFVTIIFLNEIW, from the coding sequence ATGGCTGAAACGCCAATCGAAGGGACGCCCGCCGCCACGCCGTCGGCGACCGAACCGGCCGCCGCGGCAACGCGGGGCGCGCACGGCCCCGTTCTGCTCGTCGATCGCTACCAGATCAACGCCGACCGCCCGCTTCCCGAGTTGTCGACGCCGTCCGCCTCGGCCTTCGCGGTGGAGGATCGCCGCGACATCGGGCGCCAGCTTTTCGCGCTCGTCTGCACGCCGGGACTGCCGCTGCGCCACCACGCCGCCACGGCGTTGCGCGGCAGCCAGGCGCTCAACCTCATCCCCCTCGTCGAATGGGGAACGGTCGACTGGCCGCCGCTCGGCCAGCGGTGCATGGTCGTCGTCTACGAACGGCCCATGGGCGGCCGGCTGATCGACGTCATCACCACCGAGGGCGGCCAGATCCTCGACCACGACCTCCAGCGGCGCGTCATCGAGCCGCTGGCCGCCGGCTTACAGGAAATGGTCGACCACGGTATCGCCCATCGCGCCATCCGTCCCGGCAACCTGTTCTTCATGGATGCGGACCGGCACTCGCTGGTGCTGGGCGACTGCGTGACGACACCGCCGGCCTTCGACCAGCCGGTCGCCTTCGAAACGGCGCCGCGCGCCATGGCGACCCGTTCCGGTCGCGGTGAGGGCTCCGTCGCCGACGACCTTTACGCCCTGGGCGTGACGCTGGCCTTCCTTCATCTGGGCGAGAATCCCGTCGCCGACATCGGCGAGGACGCGCTGATCTATGCCAAGATCGAACACGGAAGCTACGCGACCCTGTGCGGGGGCGGTCGCATTCCGCTGTTTCTGCTGGAGGTGTTGCGCGGGCTTTTGAGCGACGACCCGGAGGAGCGCTGGGGGCTGCGCGAGTTGTCGCTGTGGATCGACGGCCGGCGCATGACGCCGATCCAGAAGCGCCCGTTGCCGAAGCCCGAAACCCGCTTCCCGTTCGGCGGCCACGCCCACGTGACGTCGCGCACCCTGGCCCACGCCTTCAGCCGCAGCGTCGGCGATGCCGCCCGCGCGCTCAAGGACGGCCAGGTGGACCCGTGGGTGCGCCGCAGCCTGAATGCCCCGGCAATGGCCGACGAGATCGCCCGGGTGGTCGAAATGGCCCGCACCCACGCCGGAGATCCGCGCGGCAGCGACGACATGATGGTCGCCAAGGTCTGCATGCTGCTCGATCGCGAGGGCCCGCTGCGCTACAAGGGGTACGCCTTCCTCATCGACGCCTTCGGAACCGCGCTGGCCGTCGAGTTGTTGCGGCAGGGCAACGCCAAGGTCGGCGCCGAAATTCTCGACCAGAATATTCCCGGCATTTGGCTGGAACAGGCCGGTCCCGGCCCCGGGGTGGCGGCCCAGGTGCGCCAGTTCGAAAAGCTGCGCGGTTTCCTCCACGCCAACAATCCGGGCGGCGGCATCGAGCGCTGCCTCTATGAACTCAATCCCAGCCTGCCGTGCCAGAGTTCGCTGATCATTCAGGACTACGTGGTCGACATCGACGATCTGCTGCCGGCGCTCGACGGAGCGGCCGGCCGCGTCGACACCAAGATCCCGCCGGTCGACCGCCACATCGCCGCCTTCGTCGCCACCCATTTCGACGAGGACATCGAGCGCCACCTGCGCGCCATCGGCGATTCGACGGAAGCCCGCAAGACCGCCGGCATGCTGAGCCTTTTGGCCCTCGTGCAATGGCGCCTCGGCCCCGAAGCCCTCTATGGCCTGTCCAGCTGGATCGGCGGTCTGCTGGGCCCGGTGATCGCGTCCTATCACAGCCGCACCGTGCGCCGCGACATCGAACGCGAGGTGCCCCGGCTGGTCCGCCAGGGCAGCCTGCCCGAGCTTTTCGAACTGATCGACAACGCCGAGCAGCGGCTGCAGGACGAAAAGGGCTATCGGGCCGCCGTCGAGGAATTCCTGCTGGCCGAGAGCGAGGTCCAGGAGATCGAAAGCAGCGATTCGGCGCGCGCCGAATCGGCCGAGCGCCTGGGCCAGCAAACGGCGGCCATGACCTCGGTGGTGGTGACGCTGATTTTCGTCACCATCATCTTCCTCAACGAGATCTGGTAG
- the rpoH gene encoding RNA polymerase sigma factor RpoH: MTASLTLDLEISPERNLSRYLQEIRKFPMLSPEEEFSLARRWREEGDAEAAHRMVTSHLRLVAKIAMGYRGYGLPLGELISEGNLGMMQAVKRFDPDRGFRLATYAMWWIRAAMQEYILHSWSLVKMGTTAAQKKLFFNLRKLKGQMQAIDDGDMAPEHVTRIADRLRVSEEEVVNMNRRLASPDHSLNAPMRKDGEGEWQDWLVDDTDDQETRFAESEELKDRRRLLVGAMKTLTERERHILNERRLKDSPATLENLSRQYGISRERVRQIEVRAFEKLQKSVRNAIIEQRVSA, from the coding sequence ATGACCGCATCATTGACGCTCGATCTCGAGATATCGCCGGAACGCAACCTTTCCAGGTATCTCCAGGAAATCCGCAAGTTCCCCATGCTGTCGCCGGAGGAAGAGTTCAGCCTCGCCCGCCGGTGGCGCGAGGAGGGGGATGCCGAGGCGGCTCACCGCATGGTGACCAGCCATTTGCGCCTGGTGGCGAAAATCGCCATGGGCTATCGCGGATACGGCTTGCCGCTGGGAGAACTGATCTCGGAAGGCAACCTGGGCATGATGCAGGCGGTCAAACGCTTCGACCCCGATCGCGGTTTCAGGCTCGCCACCTATGCCATGTGGTGGATTCGCGCCGCCATGCAGGAATATATCCTGCATTCCTGGTCGCTGGTGAAGATGGGCACGACGGCGGCGCAGAAGAAGCTGTTCTTCAACCTGCGCAAGCTGAAGGGCCAGATGCAGGCCATCGACGACGGCGACATGGCTCCCGAGCACGTGACGCGCATCGCCGACAGGCTGCGGGTCTCGGAGGAAGAGGTGGTCAACATGAACCGCCGGCTGGCCAGCCCGGACCACTCGCTGAACGCGCCGATGCGCAAGGACGGCGAAGGCGAGTGGCAGGATTGGCTGGTCGACGACACCGACGACCAGGAGACTCGCTTCGCCGAGAGCGAGGAACTTAAGGATCGCCGCCGTCTGCTGGTCGGCGCCATGAAGACCCTGACCGAGCGCGAGCGCCACATCCTCAACGAACGGCGTCTCAAGGACTCCCCGGCGACGCTGGAGAACCTGAGCCGCCAGTACGGGATCTCGCGCGAGCGCGTGCGTCAGATCGAGGTCAGGGCCTTCGAGAAGCTGCAGAAGTCGGTGCGCAACGCCATCATCGAGCAGCGGGTCAGCGCCTGA
- a CDS encoding GIY-YIG nuclease family protein, whose translation MKPPTRDVYVIYDSERAACKIGVSNCAEQRFCNLQTGSSVDLELTHIEKVPYPLGTKVERTARKILTDLGHPKTREWIGRCFPDQARDAIVTAHEIERARNANDSVKPRMNELALRVQEYMSRDAVCDSVVSTHGNERGCNAEDSVKPRTNKYASMILELMSRDEE comes from the coding sequence ATGAAACCTCCCACTCGGGATGTGTACGTTATCTATGACAGTGAGCGAGCCGCTTGCAAAATTGGCGTTTCTAATTGCGCCGAGCAACGATTTTGCAACCTCCAGACGGGTTCATCCGTCGATCTTGAACTGACGCATATAGAGAAGGTGCCATATCCGCTTGGAACCAAGGTTGAACGAACGGCAAGAAAGATATTGACCGATTTGGGGCATCCCAAAACGCGGGAGTGGATTGGGAGGTGCTTTCCGGATCAGGCGCGGGACGCAATTGTCACTGCTCACGAAATTGAGCGGGCCCGCAATGCCAACGATTCTGTCAAACCTCGAATGAACGAGCTTGCTTTAAGGGTGCAAGAATACATGTCACGCGACGCGGTGTGCGACTCGGTTGTTTCTACTCATGGAAATGAGCGTGGCTGCAACGCCGAAGATTCTGTCAAACCTCGCACGAATAAGTACGCTTCAATGATTTTAGAACTAATGTCCCGTGACGAGGAGTAG
- a CDS encoding PGN_0703 family putative restriction endonuclease encodes MENEFERIPLIPAPILKANRVHEPYDTRFRAAARLLQSLWRQEQGLPVGYHRNREGKRRKLGSRLNFAAAKTGANFIDSGAASLVRREVAYRELGAFIDEGRLYGNLLSSQPLCFNLFGPLKLDRPTAEAFFKRLFPDFVAGVEAIWFEHSPGRGSPQYTDDHSAFDVFVRIITTTGESGFIAIEVKYSESMQEPISPLRPRYDEASDSVGVFIDHMATELREAPLQQLWREHLLSRVMLQHGLYAEGRFVVIAPAQNTQCGNAVRAYQKHLKSEEPAESGFQVVALESCLDTLDAVGAGDIAAKLRSRYLDFGLIDRVVFGE; translated from the coding sequence ATGGAAAACGAATTCGAGCGTATTCCCCTCATCCCTGCCCCGATCCTCAAGGCCAATCGGGTTCATGAGCCATACGACACCCGGTTTCGTGCGGCTGCCCGCCTTCTGCAATCCCTTTGGCGGCAGGAGCAGGGCCTTCCGGTCGGCTACCACCGAAACCGGGAGGGGAAGCGCCGCAAGCTGGGCAGTCGCCTGAATTTCGCGGCGGCCAAGACGGGAGCCAACTTCATTGACAGCGGTGCTGCCAGCTTGGTGCGTCGGGAAGTGGCCTACCGGGAATTGGGCGCGTTCATCGACGAAGGCCGCCTTTATGGGAACCTTCTTTCGAGCCAACCCCTATGCTTCAACCTGTTCGGTCCCCTCAAGCTGGACCGCCCGACGGCCGAGGCCTTCTTCAAGAGGCTGTTCCCCGACTTCGTGGCGGGAGTTGAGGCGATCTGGTTTGAACACTCCCCCGGCCGAGGGAGCCCCCAGTACACCGACGACCACAGCGCTTTCGACGTGTTCGTTCGCATCATCACCACGACCGGCGAGTCGGGTTTCATCGCGATCGAGGTGAAATACTCCGAGTCGATGCAGGAGCCGATCTCACCCTTGCGGCCACGGTACGACGAGGCTAGCGACAGCGTCGGGGTGTTCATCGATCACATGGCCACGGAACTGCGGGAAGCGCCGCTACAACAGCTCTGGCGCGAACACCTGTTGAGCCGGGTGATGCTCCAGCACGGCCTTTATGCTGAAGGGCGCTTCGTCGTGATTGCTCCCGCCCAGAACACCCAGTGCGGCAACGCCGTGCGCGCCTACCAAAAGCATCTCAAATCCGAGGAGCCCGCCGAGTCGGGGTTTCAGGTGGTCGCGCTGGAAAGCTGCCTCGATACGCTCGACGCTGTCGGCGCCGGAGACATCGCGGCCAAGCTCCGGAGCCGCTATCTGGATTTCGGCCTGATCGATCGAGTGGTGTTTGGCGAATAG
- a CDS encoding adenylosuccinate synthase, with translation MANVAVVGAQWGDEGKGKIVDWLSERAEVVVRFQGGHNAGHTLVIDGVTYKCRALPSGVVRKGKLSIIGNGVVLDPWALMEELRELEALGVKLTPESLQIAENTPLILPVHSNLDQAREKALGNAKIGTTGRGIGPAYEDKVGRRAIRAGDLAEPALLPEKVDKLLLHHNALLRGFGQPEVKRDDVVKQLLDIAPKITPYVGVVWRTLDQARKAGKRILYEGAQGMLLDIDHGTYPYVTSSNTVAGQAAAGSGQGPGAINYVLGISKAYTTRVGSGPFPTELHDDIGKGIGERGREFGTVTGRPRRCGWFDAVLVRQSAKVNGLHGIALTKMDVLDGLDELKVCVGYTLDGESLDYFPASADKQARVVPIYETMEGWKDSTRGARSWADLPATAVKYVRRIEELIETPVALLSTSPERMDTILVHDPFAD, from the coding sequence ATGGCCAATGTCGCAGTCGTCGGCGCCCAGTGGGGCGACGAAGGCAAGGGGAAGATCGTCGACTGGTTGTCCGAGCGGGCCGAAGTAGTGGTGCGCTTCCAGGGCGGCCACAATGCCGGGCATACGCTGGTCATCGACGGCGTCACCTACAAGTGCCGCGCGCTGCCCTCGGGCGTCGTGCGCAAGGGCAAGCTGTCGATCATCGGCAACGGCGTCGTCCTCGATCCCTGGGCCCTGATGGAGGAGTTGCGCGAACTCGAGGCGCTGGGCGTCAAGTTGACGCCCGAATCGCTGCAAATCGCCGAGAACACGCCCCTCATCCTGCCGGTCCACAGCAACCTGGACCAGGCGCGCGAAAAGGCGCTGGGCAACGCCAAGATCGGCACCACCGGGCGTGGCATCGGCCCCGCCTACGAGGACAAGGTGGGCCGCCGCGCGATCAGGGCCGGCGATCTTGCCGAACCCGCCCTGCTGCCCGAAAAGGTCGACAAGCTGCTGCTCCACCACAACGCCCTGCTGCGCGGCTTCGGCCAGCCCGAGGTCAAGCGCGACGACGTGGTCAAGCAGCTGCTCGACATCGCGCCCAAGATCACGCCCTACGTCGGCGTCGTTTGGCGCACGCTCGATCAGGCCCGGAAGGCCGGCAAGCGCATCCTCTATGAAGGCGCGCAGGGCATGCTGCTCGATATCGACCACGGCACCTATCCCTATGTCACTTCGTCGAACACAGTGGCCGGCCAGGCCGCCGCCGGGTCGGGCCAGGGGCCGGGCGCCATCAATTACGTGCTGGGCATTTCCAAGGCCTACACCACGCGGGTCGGATCGGGTCCCTTCCCGACCGAACTGCACGACGACATCGGCAAGGGCATCGGCGAACGCGGCCGCGAGTTCGGAACGGTCACCGGCCGGCCCCGCCGCTGCGGCTGGTTCGACGCCGTCCTGGTGCGCCAGTCGGCCAAGGTCAACGGGCTGCACGGCATCGCGCTCACCAAAATGGATGTCCTGGACGGGCTCGACGAGCTCAAGGTCTGCGTCGGCTATACGCTGGACGGCGAGAGCCTCGATTATTTCCCGGCTTCGGCCGACAAGCAGGCCCGCGTGGTGCCGATCTACGAGACCATGGAAGGCTGGAAGGACAGCACGCGCGGCGCCCGCTCGTGGGCCGATCTGCCGGCCACCGCCGTCAAGTACGTGCGCCGTATCGAGGAACTGATCGAGACGCCGGTCGCGCTGCTGTCGACCAGTCCCGAACGGATGGACACCATCCTGGTCCACGACCCGTTTGCCGACTGA
- a CDS encoding threonine aldolase family protein, with translation MNFSSDNVTGAAPEILAAIAKANHGPAAAYGDDPLTRRVEARIAEVFGREADVFLVATGTAANALSLSVMAPPFGAVFCHPESHIECDECGAPEFFTGGAKLVLLPGADGKLDPAALAAALDAPDHGVHHVRAAAVSLTQASEAGTVYTPAEVKAIADLAHGRGLRVHMDGARFANALAMLGCSPAAASWEAGVDVLCFGASKNGALAAEAVVVFDRELAGTFAYRRKRAGHLFSKMRFLAAQFDAYLEDDLWLRLAGRANAAAAHLAAGLATIPGAAFRHPVEANEIFVELPEAVIQGLFADGFSFYRWPGEGARLVRLVTAFNTREADVDAFIASARRHAAPRRPGRP, from the coding sequence ATGAACTTCAGCAGCGACAACGTGACCGGCGCGGCGCCCGAGATCCTGGCCGCCATCGCCAAGGCCAACCACGGGCCGGCCGCCGCCTATGGCGACGATCCCCTGACCCGCCGGGTCGAGGCGCGCATCGCCGAGGTCTTCGGGCGCGAGGCCGACGTCTTCCTGGTCGCCACCGGCACGGCGGCCAACGCCTTGAGCCTTTCGGTCATGGCGCCGCCGTTCGGGGCCGTCTTCTGCCATCCCGAATCCCACATCGAATGCGACGAGTGCGGCGCCCCCGAATTCTTCACCGGCGGCGCCAAGCTGGTCCTGCTGCCCGGCGCCGACGGCAAGCTCGACCCCGCCGCCCTGGCCGCCGCGCTCGACGCCCCCGACCACGGGGTGCATCACGTCAGGGCCGCCGCCGTCAGCCTGACCCAGGCCAGCGAGGCCGGCACCGTCTACACGCCGGCCGAGGTCAAGGCCATCGCCGACCTCGCCCACGGCCGCGGGCTCAGGGTCCACATGGACGGGGCCCGTTTCGCCAACGCCCTGGCCATGCTGGGCTGCAGCCCGGCCGCAGCCTCGTGGGAGGCCGGGGTCGACGTCCTTTGCTTCGGGGCCAGCAAGAACGGCGCCCTGGCCGCCGAGGCCGTCGTCGTCTTCGACCGCGAACTGGCCGGGACGTTCGCCTATCGGCGCAAGCGGGCGGGGCATCTGTTCTCCAAGATGCGCTTCCTGGCCGCCCAGTTCGACGCCTACCTCGAAGACGACCTGTGGCTTCGGCTGGCCGGCCGCGCCAACGCCGCCGCCGCCCACCTGGCCGCCGGGCTGGCCACCATTCCCGGCGCCGCGTTCCGCCACCCGGTCGAGGCCAACGAGATCTTCGTCGAACTGCCGGAAGCGGTGATCCAGGGGCTTTTCGCCGACGGCTTTTCGTTCTACCGCTGGCCGGGCGAAGGGGCGCGGCTGGTGCGCCTGGTCACCGCGTTCAACACCCGGGAGGCCGACGTCGACGCCTTCATCGCCTCGGCCCGCCGCCACGCGGCGCCGCGACGGCCCGGGCGCCCGTAG